A genome region from Amblyraja radiata isolate CabotCenter1 chromosome 2, sAmbRad1.1.pri, whole genome shotgun sequence includes the following:
- the gtpbp4 gene encoding nucleolar GTP-binding protein 1 translates to MALYNFKKITVVPSAKDFIDLTLSKTQRKTPTVIHKNYQINRIRHFYMRKIKFTQQNYHDRLSEILTEFPKLDDVHPFYADLMNVLYDKDHYKLALGQINIAKNLIDNVAKDYLRLMKYGDSLYRCKQLKRAALGRMCTIIKRQKQSLEYLEQVRQHLSRLPSIDPNTRTLLLCGYPNVGKSSFINKITRADVDVQPYAFTTKSLFVGHMDYKYLRWQVVDTPGILDHPLEERNTIEMQAITALAHLRAAVLYVMDVSEQCGHTVEEQLDLFKNIRPLFANKPLIIIANKSDVKRIDELSEEQKKVFVDLIAEGITVTETSTLTEEGVIKVKTEACDRLLAHRVETKMKGRKVNDLLNRLHLAVPSKRDQKERPAWIPEGATTRRKMEVDVPKRKSERDLELEMGDEYVLDLQKYWDLMNESEKQDLVPELWEGHNVADYIDPEIMKKLENLEKEEDLKQLAGEYDSDSESDDEEMRDIRKLAAQIREKKKMRILLSREKQTKKGPKMPRTAKKVEQKTLEKEMGSLGLDMTNNDETHYAQQARRSRSITRKRKREESQPPTSKIRSRSTSRTPRDVSGVRDEKMMNKARKMMKNSQQDMNRMGKKGEADRHVFDLKPKHLFVGKRKMGKADHR, encoded by the exons ATGGCGTTGTACAACTTCAAGAAGATCACGGTGGTGCCGAGTGCCAAG GATTTCATTGACCTGACATTGTCAAAAACCCAACGCAAGACTCCAActgtgattcacaaaaattatcaAATCAACAGAATTCGTCACTTTTACATGCGAAAGATCAAGTTCACACAGCAAAATTATCATGATCGTCTTTCCGAGATTCTAACTGAATTTCCAAAACTTGAC GATGTACACCCTTTCTATGCTGACTTGATGAACGTGTTGTATGACAAAGATCACTACAAGCTGGCACTGGGGCAGATAAACATCGCAAAGAACCTTATTGACAA TGTCGCTAAGGACTATTTACGTTTGATGAAATATGGTGACTCACTGTATCGTTGTAAACAGCTGAAGCGTGCGGCACTAGGCCGTATGTGCACTATCATCAAACGACAGAAACAAAGTTTGGAGTATTTAGAACAGG TGCGACAGCATCTTTCTCGCCTTCCATCCATTGATCCTAACACAAGAACTCTGTTACTCTGCGGGTACCCGAATGTAGGAAAATCCAGCTTTATCAATAAG ATTACCCGAGCGGATGTTGATGTACAACCATATGCTTTCACCACAAAGTCATTGTTTGTGGGGCACATGGATTACAAGTATCTGCGTTGGCAG GTGGTTGATACTCCAGGCATATTGGATCATCCATTGGAGGAGCGGAATACCATAGAGATGCAGGCAATCACTGCCCTGGCTCATCTCCGTGCTGCTGTACTGTATGTGATGGACGTGTCTGAACAGTGTGGCCATACTGTCGAAGAGCAACTGGATCTCTTCAAAAACATCAGACCCCTCTTTGCCAACAAG CCCCTGATTATTATTGCAAATAAATCTGATGTGAAGAGGATCGATGAACTTTCTGAAGAACAGAAG AAAGTCTTTGTAGATTTGATAGCAGAAGGGATCACTGTCACAGAAACGAGTACTTTGACAGAAGAAGGTGTCATTAAAGTTAAAACTGAG GCTTGTGATAGACTGCTTGCTCACCGTGTTGAGACGAAAATGAAAGGTAGAAAGGTGAACGATTTACTAAACAGGCTACATCTGGCTGTCCCATCAAAAAGGGATCAGAAG GAGAGACCTGCCTGGATACCCGAAGGAGCTACCACACGCAGAAAAATGGAGGTGGATGTGCCAAAACGTAAATCG GAACGGGACTTGGAGCTGGAGATGGGTGATGAGTATGTTCTGGATCTCCAGA AATACTGGGATTTGATGAATGAGAGTGAGAAGCAAGATCTTGTACCTGAATTATGGGAAGGTCATAATGTGGCTGATTACATTGACCCTGAAATTATGAAG AAACTTGAAAACTTGGAAAAAGAAGAAGATTTGAAACAATTGGCAGGAGAATATGATTCAGATTCTGAGAGCGATGATGAAGAAATGAGAGACATTAGAAAGTTGGCTGCTCAGATCCGAGAGAAGAAAAAGATGCGAATATTATTGTCCAGAGAAAAACAAACCAAAAAAGGTCCCAAAATGCCCAGGACTGCTAAAAAG GTTGAACAAAAAACATTGGAAAAGGAGATGGGATCGCTTGGTTTGGATATGACCAACAATGATGAA ACGCACTATGCACAGCAAGCTCGACGATCTAGAAGTATCACCAGGAAGCGCAAGCGTGAGGAATCTCAACCACCAACATCTAAAATACGCAGCCGCAGCACTTCCCGTACTCCCCGTGATGTTTCTGGTGTGCGTGATGAAAAG ATGATGAATAAGGCTAGGAAGATGATGAAGAACTCCCAACAGGATATGAATCGCATGGGCAAGAAAGGAGAGGCTGATCGACACGTCTTTGATCTTAAACCCAAACATCTTTTCGTTGGCAAGCGGAAAATGGGCAAAGCGGACCATAGATAA